A section of the Gloeobacter violaceus PCC 7421 genome encodes:
- the lipB gene encoding lipoyl(octanoyl) transferase LipB produces MGRCLLIEPGLVPYLTAWEWQRQLMATRIAHRDRPDVLMLLEHPPVYTLGQGADAKHVLVDPASIELYRTERGGEVTYHGPGQLVGYPILDLTGYRQDLHWYLRTLEQVLIEVLADFGVQGEREAGFTGVWAGGRKIAALGIKVSRWVTMHGFALNVDPDLDAFARIVPCGLTRPVGSLVQLCPGVSVEQVQPVVACAFARVFGVQCEPGALEACLAVKPGC; encoded by the coding sequence ATGGGGCGTTGCCTGCTCATCGAGCCTGGGCTGGTTCCCTACCTAACCGCCTGGGAGTGGCAGCGGCAACTGATGGCGACGCGCATCGCCCATCGCGACCGGCCGGACGTGCTGATGCTGCTGGAACACCCGCCGGTCTACACCCTCGGCCAGGGCGCCGACGCCAAACATGTGCTCGTGGATCCGGCGAGCATCGAACTGTACCGCACCGAGCGCGGCGGTGAAGTCACTTACCACGGCCCGGGGCAACTGGTGGGCTACCCGATTCTCGATCTGACCGGCTACCGCCAGGATTTGCACTGGTATTTGCGCACCCTCGAACAGGTACTCATCGAGGTTCTAGCCGATTTTGGGGTACAGGGCGAGCGAGAGGCGGGCTTTACGGGAGTGTGGGCAGGCGGCCGGAAAATCGCCGCCCTCGGCATCAAGGTCTCGCGCTGGGTGACGATGCACGGCTTCGCCCTCAACGTGGACCCGGATCTGGATGCTTTTGCCCGGATCGTCCCCTGCGGCCTGACACGGCCGGTGGGCTCGCTTGTTCAGCTGTGTCCGGGAGTCAGCGTAGAGCAGGTGCAACCGGTGGTGGCGTGCGCCTTTGCCCGCGTCTTCGGGGTACAGTGCGAACCGGGTGCTCTTGAAGCGTGCCTCGCCGTCAAGCCGGGCTGCTGA